In Oceanispirochaeta sp., a single genomic region encodes these proteins:
- a CDS encoding pitrilysin family protein produces the protein MFLKADMRNDSDQIDSPYDPYNLTTHTLANGLTLYLSCQTHKPRIETRIVIKAGSAQDPEESTGAAHILEHLMFKGSEAIGTLKRDEEKLVLDQISRAFEKMRLIEDEGERKAQFQLIDGLNQKASVLSLPGEYDRILSHLGARGVNAYTSVSETVYKCDIPSVELERWVNLEIERFSHPVIRSFLTEIEAIFEEFNQDLDDDFSRSRDLMLEKLFPEHEYGSHTILGKKEHIKAPSLEKIEEFRKTWYRPEHMALCLAGDFDRKEALDLIERIWGSWNPSPISKAALPLKTAKHLKSSERHSIKGADSEFTMTGFRFGGVRTEDYYPLCMLDLILSNSQAGLIDLNLVQKQKILDGGSSLSTAGNYGWFVLFGTPGPGQSLGSVHRLLLKQLDLIRKGLFDFRLLQGVIKFLEIEQTQDLETNQIVNAFVDCFTEGISWSEYLGRLDRLKSFTAEDLISFVKEKFNDAYVRVDKKEGEDPCLEQVNKPEITALKIDYNRESSFFSDLRTRNPGYRSPSFPDYDKDLNHCRFNDSINITQCPNRKNDLFELTYIFPEGKSASPWLPIAGDFFPYLGTDTLSPDALQKEAFLLGIDLSFQVDLERSVFSLFGKEEDLEKALVYVQNLIRRGQSDKRSYRKYIQGLIKRRRDAKLSKKVLLFGGLYSWGLYGEHSPFRDIIPERILKSQDVDKMTFELRRLFDLPHQVFYYGTRSLEEINSLLSSLHPGTGQSLSLRPKKEYPERVGEDKIFFTHHDMVQAEIFRLAAQEPFSVDNLASISLFNEFFGAGLNSIFFQEIREARGLAYTAFSSISVPDFPGNRHILSSYLGTQADKLPEAITEMDRLFQTVPAKDRLFEEARMALLKSQASERISDADIFWSWWDARELGLDRDFRQQIFKELESYRYPVMEEYFRTSVIPVKSNILILGNREELDLKDLEKRGELCEVNPEELFNF, from the coding sequence ATGTTTTTGAAAGCCGACATGCGGAATGATTCCGATCAAATAGATTCACCATACGACCCATATAATCTGACGACCCACACCCTTGCCAATGGTCTGACCCTCTATCTGTCCTGTCAGACCCATAAACCGAGGATCGAGACCCGGATTGTCATCAAAGCCGGTTCTGCTCAGGACCCTGAGGAATCAACCGGAGCCGCTCATATTCTGGAACACCTGATGTTCAAGGGCTCCGAGGCCATTGGAACCCTCAAGAGAGATGAGGAAAAGCTTGTCCTGGATCAGATCAGCCGTGCCTTTGAAAAAATGAGACTGATTGAGGATGAGGGTGAGCGGAAAGCCCAGTTTCAACTCATTGACGGCTTGAACCAGAAGGCTTCTGTCCTCAGTCTTCCCGGCGAATATGACCGCATCCTTTCCCATCTGGGAGCCCGGGGAGTCAATGCCTATACCAGCGTGAGCGAAACTGTCTATAAATGCGACATTCCTTCGGTCGAGCTGGAACGATGGGTCAATCTTGAAATTGAGCGTTTTTCTCATCCCGTTATCCGCTCTTTTCTAACCGAGATTGAAGCCATTTTTGAGGAATTCAACCAGGATCTGGATGATGATTTTTCCAGATCCCGGGATCTCATGCTTGAAAAACTCTTTCCCGAGCATGAATATGGCAGTCATACCATTCTGGGTAAAAAAGAACACATCAAGGCTCCTTCATTGGAGAAGATCGAAGAATTTCGAAAAACCTGGTACCGACCCGAGCATATGGCTCTCTGTCTGGCAGGGGATTTTGACAGAAAAGAAGCTCTTGATCTGATTGAAAGAATCTGGGGTTCCTGGAATCCCTCTCCCATAAGCAAAGCAGCTCTCCCTCTGAAAACCGCTAAACACCTGAAAAGTTCTGAAAGACACAGCATCAAAGGGGCTGATTCTGAGTTCACCATGACAGGATTCCGCTTCGGTGGAGTTCGGACTGAAGATTATTATCCCCTTTGTATGCTGGACTTGATCCTGAGCAACAGCCAGGCTGGTCTTATAGACCTGAATCTGGTACAGAAGCAAAAGATTCTCGATGGCGGAAGCAGCCTCAGTACGGCAGGAAATTACGGCTGGTTTGTATTGTTTGGAACTCCCGGTCCGGGTCAATCTCTTGGCAGTGTCCACAGGCTGCTTCTCAAACAGCTGGATTTGATCAGAAAAGGTCTATTTGATTTTCGCCTCCTCCAGGGAGTCATCAAGTTTCTGGAGATTGAACAGACCCAGGACCTTGAAACCAATCAGATCGTCAATGCTTTTGTAGACTGCTTCACTGAAGGAATCAGCTGGTCAGAATACCTGGGCCGCCTGGATCGACTTAAAAGCTTTACTGCGGAGGATCTGATCTCTTTTGTCAAAGAGAAATTTAATGATGCCTATGTCCGTGTAGATAAAAAGGAAGGCGAGGATCCTTGCCTGGAGCAGGTGAATAAACCGGAAATCACGGCTTTGAAGATCGATTACAACCGGGAATCTTCCTTCTTTTCAGATCTCAGAACCAGAAATCCAGGATATAGAAGCCCGTCATTTCCTGATTATGATAAAGATCTGAACCACTGTCGTTTCAACGATTCTATCAATATCACCCAATGTCCTAACAGGAAGAATGACCTTTTTGAATTGACCTATATATTCCCCGAGGGAAAGAGTGCTTCTCCCTGGCTCCCCATCGCGGGTGATTTTTTTCCCTACCTGGGGACTGATACTCTGAGTCCGGATGCCCTGCAGAAGGAAGCCTTTCTTCTGGGAATCGACTTGTCCTTTCAGGTGGATCTTGAGCGTTCGGTCTTTTCATTATTCGGGAAGGAAGAGGACCTGGAGAAGGCTCTGGTTTATGTGCAGAACCTGATCCGACGCGGTCAGAGTGATAAAAGGAGTTATCGGAAATATATTCAGGGACTCATCAAGAGGCGGCGGGATGCCAAGTTGAGCAAAAAGGTTCTGCTCTTCGGTGGTCTTTATTCCTGGGGACTTTATGGAGAGCATTCTCCTTTCCGGGATATCATACCCGAAAGAATTCTGAAGTCTCAGGACGTGGATAAAATGACTTTTGAACTCAGACGTTTGTTTGATCTTCCTCACCAGGTATTTTACTACGGAACAAGGTCTCTGGAAGAGATAAATTCCCTATTGAGTAGTCTGCATCCGGGCACCGGACAGTCTCTCTCTCTGAGACCCAAAAAGGAATACCCGGAAAGAGTCGGGGAGGATAAAATATTTTTTACTCACCATGACATGGTACAGGCCGAGATCTTCAGGCTGGCCGCTCAGGAACCTTTCAGTGTCGATAATCTGGCATCCATCTCCCTGTTCAATGAATTTTTCGGTGCCGGCCTGAATTCCATCTTCTTTCAGGAAATTCGGGAAGCCCGAGGCCTGGCCTATACGGCCTTCTCCAGCATTTCTGTTCCTGATTTCCCCGGGAACAGGCATATTCTTTCCAGTTATCTGGGGACACAGGCTGACAAACTTCCCGAGGCCATTACCGAGATGGACAGACTCTTTCAGACAGTCCCGGCCAAAGACAGACTCTTTGAAGAGGCCAGAATGGCGCTGCTCAAGAGTCAGGCCTCGGAAAGGATCTCTGATGCAGATATTTTCTGGAGCTGGTGGGACGCTCGGGAACTGGGGTTGGACAGAGATTTCAGACAGCAAATCTTCAAAGAACTGGAGTCATATCGCTATCCAGTCATGGAAGAGTATTTCAGAACATCTGTCATTCCCGTCAAGAGTAATATTCTAATTTTGGGAAACCGTGAGGAGCTGGATCTTAAGGATCTGGAGAAAAGAGGAGAGCTCTGCGAGGTGAATCCTGAAGAATTATTCAATTTTTGA
- a CDS encoding pitrilysin family protein: protein MNFFKKIIPVMLLLFILNPLLWPEGQADPIPLNPRVVHGTLDNGLKYYIQKNGTPENRAVLRLVINAGSLLEDSDQLGMAHFLEHMAFNGTTAYEKNDLVHFLQSIGMQFGPDINAHTSFDETVYKLMIPLDQPENLQTGLDILEQWAFHMNLKTRDIKEERGIILEEWRRGLGASRRMMDAAYPEIMYKSLYGERLPIGTEESIKTCTAEAIRRFYKDWYRPDLMAVIAVGDFDPETLEKEIISRFGKYQNPRLPRERVEAPVPEHRETVFTNQSDPEATWTAAIIFNKFAKKEVRDRKDIRDELMEDLYLTMFNNRLEDIQNSPEPPFTYGYVDFSTLTRQKTFHTMTVVTAEEDLYNGFRTILTEEKRIKDHGFTESELNRARKELYSRMFTAYNNRNNQESADLAESYVSFFLDRSPAPGMDYIWSAFNDYIETISLEDISEIARQWLSEENRVIYTMTPDRKDLEAVDPIKLSGINYRVSQSKTEALKNRNPSSSLLEDIPEAGSITSRRILEEAQAQEWILSNGVRVVLKKTDFKENEILFSAMSPGGISLAENENYLTASFASQVILQSGVGPFSKQNLERVLAGSTASLQPVISEMSSGVRGSSTREDLETLFQLNYLYFSSPRLDKPIWNSYKTRLGNSLKNRDSNPMTQYSDLLISLLYQDHPRSQPLREEMLSQINPDLAFDFYKARFAQADNFTFFITGSFDEEQLIPLIETYLASLPNRGAAESWQDRNLRYPRGQIRESLSIGQDPVSYVTMIYPGEWEWSNLETQLIQAVSDSLQMMITEEIRENAAGTYSPSVSVTPAKVPYEDYYFMISFSCDPERTEELIRLVKETLNRIKAGEIEERFIQDVIKARTILLEDELRKNNFWQSRMERNYFLGLKDDDIMAVNELEGYYTRYLFQNRITRYLSDEDNLEVILFPAE from the coding sequence ATGAATTTTTTTAAAAAGATTATTCCAGTAATGCTTTTACTTTTTATTTTAAATCCACTCCTATGGCCGGAAGGCCAGGCTGATCCTATCCCCCTCAACCCCAGGGTAGTACATGGAACCCTGGACAATGGATTGAAATACTATATTCAGAAAAATGGTACACCTGAAAACAGAGCGGTCCTCCGACTGGTCATCAATGCCGGGTCCCTGCTGGAAGATTCAGACCAATTGGGAATGGCTCATTTTCTGGAGCATATGGCCTTTAACGGAACCACAGCCTATGAGAAGAACGATCTGGTTCATTTTCTTCAGAGTATAGGTATGCAGTTCGGACCGGATATAAACGCCCATACTTCCTTTGATGAAACCGTCTATAAATTGATGATCCCCCTGGACCAGCCGGAGAACCTCCAGACCGGTCTGGACATCCTTGAGCAGTGGGCCTTTCACATGAATTTGAAAACCCGGGACATTAAAGAAGAGAGAGGCATTATCCTGGAAGAATGGCGCCGGGGTCTTGGAGCATCCCGCCGAATGATGGATGCGGCCTATCCGGAAATCATGTATAAATCACTCTACGGTGAGCGCCTGCCCATTGGAACTGAAGAATCAATAAAGACATGCACTGCCGAAGCCATTCGCCGCTTCTACAAGGACTGGTACCGACCTGATTTGATGGCCGTCATAGCTGTCGGCGACTTTGATCCGGAGACACTGGAAAAAGAGATTATTTCACGCTTTGGAAAGTACCAGAATCCCCGGCTTCCCAGAGAAAGAGTGGAAGCTCCCGTTCCGGAACACAGAGAAACAGTCTTTACCAATCAGAGTGACCCTGAAGCAACCTGGACAGCTGCCATCATTTTTAATAAGTTTGCAAAGAAAGAAGTCCGAGACAGAAAGGACATCAGGGATGAACTGATGGAGGATCTTTATCTGACCATGTTCAACAACAGACTGGAAGACATTCAGAACAGTCCGGAACCTCCTTTTACCTATGGTTATGTAGACTTCAGCACTCTTACAAGGCAAAAAACCTTTCATACCATGACCGTCGTAACGGCCGAAGAAGATTTGTATAACGGGTTCAGGACCATCCTTACCGAGGAAAAAAGAATTAAAGACCACGGATTTACAGAATCCGAACTGAACAGAGCCCGAAAAGAACTCTATTCCAGGATGTTCACGGCCTACAACAACCGTAACAACCAGGAGTCAGCAGATCTGGCAGAAAGTTATGTCAGCTTTTTTCTGGACAGATCACCCGCCCCGGGAATGGACTATATATGGTCCGCTTTCAACGATTATATCGAAACGATCAGCCTTGAAGATATCAGTGAGATAGCGCGTCAGTGGCTGAGTGAAGAGAACAGGGTTATCTACACCATGACACCAGACCGGAAGGATCTGGAAGCTGTGGACCCGATCAAGTTGTCAGGGATTAACTACAGGGTAAGCCAGTCGAAAACAGAAGCTCTCAAGAACAGGAATCCCTCGTCATCACTACTGGAAGACATCCCCGAGGCAGGAAGCATCACCAGCCGCCGGATACTGGAAGAGGCCCAGGCCCAGGAATGGATTCTCAGCAACGGAGTCAGGGTGGTCCTTAAAAAAACTGATTTCAAGGAAAACGAGATCCTTTTTTCAGCCATGTCCCCCGGGGGTATTTCTCTGGCAGAGAATGAAAATTACCTGACCGCCTCCTTTGCCTCTCAGGTCATCCTTCAGAGCGGAGTGGGCCCTTTTTCAAAACAGAATCTCGAGAGAGTCCTGGCAGGCTCTACGGCCAGCCTGCAGCCTGTTATCAGTGAAATGAGCAGCGGTGTTAGAGGCAGCAGCACCAGGGAAGACCTGGAAACCCTGTTTCAGCTGAATTACCTCTACTTCAGCTCTCCCCGGCTGGATAAGCCCATATGGAACTCCTACAAAACACGCCTTGGAAATAGTTTGAAAAACAGGGATTCCAACCCCATGACACAATATTCGGACCTCCTCATCTCACTTTTATACCAGGACCATCCCCGCAGCCAGCCTCTCAGAGAAGAAATGCTCTCTCAAATAAACCCGGACCTGGCCTTTGATTTCTATAAAGCCCGTTTTGCCCAGGCCGATAATTTTACATTTTTCATCACAGGCAGCTTTGATGAAGAGCAGCTGATTCCTCTGATAGAAACCTACCTGGCGTCCCTCCCCAACAGGGGTGCCGCCGAATCCTGGCAGGATAGAAACCTGCGTTATCCCCGTGGTCAAATCCGGGAGAGCCTGTCCATCGGCCAGGACCCTGTCAGCTATGTCACCATGATCTATCCGGGAGAATGGGAATGGAGCAATCTGGAGACTCAACTGATACAGGCCGTCTCTGATTCACTTCAGATGATGATAACCGAGGAAATCAGAGAAAATGCGGCCGGAACCTACAGTCCCTCAGTGTCTGTCACCCCGGCCAAGGTTCCTTATGAGGATTATTATTTTATGATTTCCTTCTCCTGCGATCCCGAGAGGACTGAGGAGCTCATCCGCCTGGTGAAGGAAACTCTGAACAGAATCAAGGCCGGTGAGATTGAAGAACGATTTATACAGGATGTAATCAAGGCCAGAACTATCCTCTTAGAAGATGAACTCAGAAAAAACAACTTCTGGCAATCCCGGATGGAAAGGAATTATTTCCTGGGTTTGAAGGATGATGATATTATGGCTGTGAATGAGCTGGAAGGGTATTACACCAGGTATTTATTTCAGAACAGGATCACCAGGTATTTGTCTGATGAGGACAACCTGGAAGTCATCCTCTTTCCTGCTGAATAA
- a CDS encoding DUF2147 domain-containing protein: protein MSKKILNVFFILCFFAAPLMANTGILGLWKTVDDATSEVKSIVKVYEYQGKVFGRILVTFEDGKLKDTYVSPSHRAENVKGEPFYAGLDFIWDMEEKGRKWKKGKILDPQEGKVYSSEIWLEGGNLIVRGKIGPFGRNQTWLPATARDLPAGTSDPTNLVPSIPQ from the coding sequence ATGTCTAAAAAAATATTAAATGTGTTCTTTATCCTTTGCTTTTTTGCAGCCCCTCTGATGGCCAATACCGGAATTCTCGGGTTGTGGAAAACAGTTGATGATGCCACAAGCGAAGTTAAATCCATTGTTAAAGTCTATGAGTATCAGGGAAAAGTCTTTGGGCGCATCCTTGTCACTTTTGAAGATGGCAAGCTGAAAGATACTTATGTCAGTCCCAGCCACAGGGCTGAAAACGTTAAGGGTGAACCCTTCTACGCCGGCCTGGATTTCATATGGGATATGGAAGAGAAAGGTCGTAAGTGGAAAAAAGGAAAGATCCTGGATCCACAGGAAGGAAAAGTTTATTCATCCGAAATATGGCTCGAAGGTGGGAACCTCATTGTCCGGGGCAAAATCGGTCCTTTCGGCCGGAATCAGACCTGGCTTCCCGCGACTGCCCGGGATCTGCCTGCAGGCACTTCGGATCCAACGAATTTAGTCCCCTCAATCCCTCAATAG
- a CDS encoding FecR family protein, whose product MKKYVLFLMFISLAALLTAQSVTVGHVSGKVELQQPGMGWQTASAGMTIPSNSKISTGFASEAVVVMDNANITVRPLTRMTLEEFSSSGDTTTTKLFLGSGRIRTDVKKSERRINDFQVRSPVATAAVRGTSFTFDGLRIEVQEGNVDFYGKTGAKVSVPEGSSSHASEEGGPVSPSQQKKRDSGVSPSTAAGEDTSSPDSDAETFDSARSPATSSSVLKASLDIIFQ is encoded by the coding sequence ATGAAAAAGTATGTATTGTTTTTAATGTTTATTTCCCTCGCGGCTCTACTGACCGCCCAGAGTGTCACCGTGGGCCATGTCTCCGGGAAAGTTGAACTACAGCAGCCCGGAATGGGATGGCAGACAGCCAGTGCGGGGATGACCATCCCTTCCAACTCAAAGATCTCAACCGGTTTTGCCTCAGAAGCCGTTGTCGTCATGGATAATGCCAATATTACGGTTCGTCCATTGACAAGAATGACCCTGGAGGAATTTTCATCCTCAGGGGATACAACCACAACCAAGCTGTTCCTCGGTTCAGGCCGGATCAGAACGGATGTGAAGAAAAGTGAAAGGCGTATCAATGATTTTCAGGTCAGAAGTCCCGTTGCCACGGCGGCTGTAAGAGGGACATCTTTTACCTTTGATGGTCTGCGTATCGAGGTTCAGGAAGGAAATGTTGATTTTTACGGCAAGACCGGAGCCAAGGTAAGCGTTCCCGAAGGGTCATCATCTCATGCTTCCGAGGAAGGGGGGCCTGTTTCTCCGTCTCAGCAGAAAAAGCGGGACTCCGGGGTCTCTCCCAGCACCGCAGCAGGGGAGGATACAAGCAGTCCTGATAGTGATGCCGAAACCTTTGATAGTGCCAGGAGCCCTGCAACTTCCTCAAGTGTTCTGAAAGCCAGTCTCGATATCATTTTCCAGTAG